The proteins below are encoded in one region of Pseudanabaena sp. BC1403:
- a CDS encoding type II toxin-antitoxin system Phd/YefM family antitoxin, with protein MQLIDITHAQTQLPQLMQIALQGEEIIITRNNQPILKLSQISSTPKRRHRGSAKGQIKIAPDFNAPLEDFQEYMT; from the coding sequence ATGCAACTAATCGACATCACCCACGCCCAAACCCAACTTCCCCAACTCATGCAAATCGCCTTGCAAGGCGAAGAAATCATTATCACTCGTAACAATCAACCAATTCTCAAACTAAGTCAAATATCCTCCACACCAAAAAGAAGACACAGAGGTAGTGCCAAAGGACAAATCAAAATCGCGCCCGATTTTAATGCGCCCCTTGAAGATTTTCAGGAGTATATGACATGA
- a CDS encoding Uma2 family endonuclease, translating to MTVTLINQTYTFDEYLAMEELAIAKHEYKNGEIISMTGGTTDHNKIALNFAANLKFSLKKQNYNIFIGDVKLWIPAYSEATYPDVMLIEGEPNYYGTSKTTITNPSLIVEVLSKSTQNYDQSEKFYYYRSIPEFKEYILISQYQYYVMQFNKTNQGKWILSEYRNDNSALSLQTVKFDISFEEIYENVNLG from the coding sequence ATGACAGTTACTTTAATCAATCAAACTTACACATTTGACGAATATTTAGCAATGGAAGAACTTGCCATTGCTAAACATGAATATAAAAATGGAGAAATTATTAGCATGACAGGTGGCACAACAGACCATAACAAAATCGCCTTGAATTTTGCCGCAAACTTAAAATTTTCCCTCAAAAAACAAAACTATAATATCTTTATCGGTGATGTTAAGCTCTGGATTCCCGCTTACTCAGAAGCAACCTATCCTGATGTCATGCTGATTGAAGGTGAGCCAAATTATTACGGCACTAGCAAAACAACCATCACAAATCCCTCTTTGATTGTTGAAGTTCTATCAAAATCAACGCAAAATTATGATCAAAGCGAAAAGTTTTATTATTACCGCTCAATTCCTGAGTTCAAAGAATATATTTTAATTAGCCAATACCAATATTATGTAATGCAATTCAATAAAACAAATCAGGGTAAATGGATATTATCTGAATATCGAAATGATAATTCAGCATTATCTTTACAAACAGTGAAATTTGACATTT
- a CDS encoding Uma2 family endonuclease: protein MVQAIAKTELVTFAEFAAWKPENRLYELHDGVIVEMPQPVGKHEQVKGFLTIELAFLVRQANLPYFLPSQAFVKVPEAESAYLPDVLILKTSNLVNEQLWESQSTVTQGASVVIAIEVVSTNWRVDYFTKVKDYEEMGIPEYWTVDYLGIGGRRFIGNPKQPTILVHELVEGEYQVTAFRGDERVISPTFPELNLTANQIFQAGN, encoded by the coding sequence ATGGTTCAAGCTATAGCTAAGACTGAATTGGTAACTTTTGCGGAATTTGCCGCATGGAAGCCAGAGAATAGACTTTATGAACTTCATGATGGAGTAATTGTTGAGATGCCACAACCTGTTGGAAAACATGAGCAAGTGAAGGGCTTTTTAACCATAGAACTTGCTTTTCTGGTTAGACAAGCAAATCTTCCTTACTTTTTGCCTAGTCAAGCTTTCGTGAAAGTACCTGAGGCTGAATCGGCTTATTTGCCTGATGTCTTAATTTTAAAGACTTCTAATTTAGTAAATGAGCAATTGTGGGAGAGTCAATCTACAGTCACTCAGGGAGCATCTGTTGTCATTGCGATCGAGGTGGTGAGTACTAATTGGCGGGTTGATTATTTCACTAAGGTTAAAGATTATGAGGAGATGGGGATTCCTGAATATTGGACTGTGGATTATTTGGGAATTGGCGGTCGGCGGTTTATTGGCAATCCTAAGCAGCCAACAATTTTAGTGCATGAGTTAGTTGAGGGGGAGTATCAAGTAACTGCTTTTAGAGGAGATGAGCGAGTTATATCGCCAACTTTTCCAGAATTGAATTTGACGGCTAATCAGATTTTTCAAGCGGGTAATTAA
- the dusA gene encoding tRNA dihydrouridine(20/20a) synthase DusA has protein sequence MTSLSKLSLATPAVRDRLQTYPLSIAPMMDRTDRHYRYFMRQITRRTLLYTEMVTSAAIKHGDKEYLLGFSPMENPLALQVGGDNPQDLAECARLAESMGYDEINLNVGCPSDRVQSGHFGACLMKTPDRVAKCIEAMIAAATIPVSVKHRIGVDDLDHYEDMQNFVRILSEAGCQRFSVHARKAWLQGLSPKDNREVPPLRYADVHRLKKEFPHLFIEINGGFTTLEQAHEQLQYVDAVMIGRAAYDNPYLFAICDREFFGEETPIRSRVEVAEAMIEYIDQWTAKGLRLHKITRHMLQLFHGQAGSRIWKRILTDKSCVVGAGSEVIREAIAAVSGLY, from the coding sequence ATGACTAGTCTATCGAAATTGTCTCTTGCTACTCCAGCAGTGCGCGATCGCCTCCAAACCTATCCCCTGAGCATCGCGCCGATGATGGATCGCACCGATCGCCATTATCGCTATTTCATGCGCCAAATCACGAGGCGGACTTTGCTATATACGGAAATGGTCACCAGTGCGGCGATTAAGCATGGCGATAAAGAATATCTGTTAGGCTTCTCTCCGATGGAAAATCCCCTCGCGTTGCAAGTGGGCGGCGACAATCCTCAAGACCTAGCCGAATGCGCGAGGCTTGCTGAATCGATGGGTTATGACGAAATTAATTTGAATGTGGGCTGTCCTAGCGATCGCGTTCAGAGTGGACATTTTGGGGCTTGCTTGATGAAAACCCCTGATCGCGTAGCGAAATGTATTGAAGCCATGATCGCCGCCGCCACAATTCCAGTTTCAGTTAAGCATCGCATCGGAGTCGATGATTTAGATCACTACGAAGATATGCAAAACTTTGTGCGGATTTTGTCAGAAGCAGGTTGTCAGCGCTTCTCAGTTCATGCAAGGAAAGCATGGCTACAGGGGCTAAGCCCCAAAGACAATCGCGAAGTTCCACCTTTGCGCTATGCCGATGTGCATCGCTTAAAGAAAGAATTTCCGCATTTATTTATTGAAATTAATGGTGGATTTACAACCCTTGAGCAAGCCCATGAACAGTTGCAATATGTCGATGCCGTGATGATTGGTCGTGCTGCCTATGACAATCCCTATCTATTTGCCATATGCGATCGCGAGTTTTTTGGCGAAGAGACTCCTATTCGTAGCCGTGTTGAAGTTGCCGAAGCGATGATTGAATATATTGATCAATGGACAGCCAAAGGATTGAGGTTACATAAAATCACTCGTCATATGCTTCAATTGTTTCATGGTCAAGCAGGCAGTCGGATCTGGAAACGAATTCTTACAGATAAATCTTGTGTTGTTGGAGCAGGTTCCGAAGTAATTCGTGAAGCGATCGCTGCGGTTAGTGGTTTATACTAA
- the ilvN gene encoding acetolactate synthase small subunit, whose product MKHTLSVVVQDEAGVLTRIASLFARRGFNIESLAVGTAEQDGFTRITMVVSGDDHTIEQITKQLHKLINVITILDFTDIPCVERELMLVKVNAAPNVRSEIIEISQIFRARIVDVADDFLTIEVVGDPGKMVAILKMLNKFGIREIARTGKVSLTRESGVNTEYLKISKHSLGSAISNF is encoded by the coding sequence ATGAAACATACTCTCTCCGTTGTCGTCCAAGATGAGGCAGGCGTGCTGACCCGCATTGCTAGCTTGTTCGCCCGCCGAGGTTTTAATATCGAGAGCCTTGCGGTCGGGACTGCCGAGCAAGATGGATTTACGCGCATTACGATGGTGGTCTCTGGCGACGATCACACGATTGAGCAAATCACGAAGCAGTTGCATAAACTGATCAATGTGATCACAATTCTTGACTTTACCGATATTCCTTGTGTTGAGCGCGAACTAATGCTCGTTAAGGTAAATGCTGCGCCAAATGTGCGATCGGAAATTATTGAAATATCTCAGATTTTCCGCGCCCGTATTGTTGACGTAGCTGATGATTTCTTGACAATCGAAGTGGTCGGCGATCCTGGGAAGATGGTGGCTATTTTGAAGATGTTAAACAAGTTTGGCATTCGCGAAATTGCGCGTACTGGCAAAGTCTCGTTAACTCGCGAATCGGGGGTTAATACGGAATACCTGAAAATTTCCAAACATAGCCTAGGCAGCGCTATCTCTAATTTCTAA
- a CDS encoding PAS domain S-box protein, with protein sequence MNKITILCVDDEHNVLSTLRNQLIRYFPDYEIEVAESGDEALTLVEELVSNGIEIPLVISDQIMPNMQGDEFLIELHARHPKILKVMLTGQASAEAIANVVNRGDLYRFISKPWNEFDLKLTVSEAVRCYEQEKKIVQQQVSLQQANDQLELLNVNLENLVLQRNSQVYSLLNNIPHIAWLKDRDGRFLAVNDSFAQSCGYDSSQLVGLTDLDVWDQELAESYRRDDFEVMRSGKQKRVEEELITADGTIQWIETFKTPVFSDRNEFIGTAGIAMDISDRKQSELTLQSLMEGTASVTGADFFFCLAEKIAIALDVSHICISKKVGESLETLAVYADQQFQPNIIYKIANTPCAEAIQQGRYYCPKNVQACFPLDEFLVQTKADSYLGLALKNEFGELIGVLNILSRKPIANPKRAEILLKIFAARAGAELERLQTLENLQQLNSTLEMHVQERTQDLQESRNMLQLVLDTIPQRVFWKDRQSRFLGCNPAFAKDYQLTEEQIIGKTDFEMPWSAWADHYRADDARVIETKIPKLGYEQITSNLNGEQIWILTSKIPLTNSQGEVIGVLGCYEDISDRKQAEIALGEINERLRATFDQAAVGICQNSLDGKYMQINQRLCDIMGYSEKELLVKSFTELTHPDDLAKDDEKAMLLVKGELQSFTMEKRYIRKDGQIVWANLAVSLSRSLNGEPQYFIGIIQDISDRKRSEQQLQSEKLRLQLALEAMEMGTWECNLDTWLWSAKTEAIFGYEPGTFSGDYEAFLKLVHLEDRERVFQSLNHSFTTQSPYNIEYRINRNDGEMRWIAVNGKVVKTHDENGLRMVGVARDITDRKQAEIVLRQYKRMVDIAPAGMALVDHNYIYRLVNQTYLEHNERQLEEIVRLSMQDIMGDDTFKNVVKPRFDRCLAGETIDFGDWFYFKKAGNRFVSATYSPYFEVDGTITGVVISNRDVTARREAEISLQDSEERLRLALTAANQGLYDLNPQTGVTVVSPEYSTMLGYSPGELQETRSKWIERLHPDDLATVTKVYRDYVNGKLHHYKVEFRHRTKNGDWKWILSLGKIVEWDDNGQPLRMLGTHTDISDRKRAELELDRLLKELSQLNSKLEKANHQLEDYSQTLEQRVKERTNELKSAQERIIAQEKLASLGTLTAGIAHEMRNPLNFVKNYAEGSIELSQELLETLRPIFLAQEPQTASLIEALINDLQENAATIHRHSLRAAEIIDSMMQHSRSEPAPMQPTILNTLLDEAVKLACHSKRVQDINFNVSIHTNYDPELDLVDAISNTLMRAFINIIDNAYYAMRSKQIQLNEDDTLRPNTYKPSLTVSTQLDGEKVAICIRDNGCGLAPQIRSKVLDPFFTTKPPGAGTGLGLSLTHDIIVKQHQGTLAINSELNEFTEVLITIPLRSPNIQSFGLK encoded by the coding sequence ATGAACAAAATTACAATCCTTTGCGTGGATGACGAACACAATGTTCTGAGCACCCTCAGAAATCAATTAATACGTTATTTCCCCGACTATGAGATCGAGGTCGCCGAAAGCGGAGATGAAGCATTAACATTGGTTGAGGAGCTAGTATCTAACGGCATAGAAATCCCCCTAGTGATTTCTGATCAGATTATGCCGAATATGCAAGGAGATGAATTCTTGATTGAACTTCATGCTCGACATCCTAAGATCTTGAAAGTCATGCTGACTGGTCAAGCAAGCGCAGAGGCTATAGCCAATGTGGTCAATCGGGGGGATCTCTATCGCTTTATATCAAAACCTTGGAATGAATTCGATCTCAAATTGACAGTGTCAGAAGCTGTGCGGTGCTACGAACAAGAAAAGAAGATTGTCCAGCAGCAGGTATCTCTACAGCAAGCTAACGACCAACTAGAGTTATTAAATGTTAACTTAGAAAATCTCGTACTGCAAAGAAACAGTCAGGTCTATTCACTACTGAATAACATTCCACATATTGCTTGGTTAAAGGATCGAGATGGGCGATTTCTGGCAGTTAACGATTCATTTGCTCAATCCTGTGGTTATGATTCTTCACAATTAGTTGGACTGACAGATCTAGATGTTTGGGATCAAGAATTAGCTGAATCCTATCGCAGAGATGATTTTGAGGTGATGAGATCTGGCAAACAAAAACGGGTTGAGGAAGAATTAATTACAGCAGATGGAACAATTCAATGGATTGAGACATTTAAAACGCCAGTTTTTAGCGATCGCAATGAATTCATAGGAACGGCTGGAATTGCAATGGATATTAGCGATCGCAAACAGTCAGAACTAACCCTACAGAGTTTGATGGAAGGTACAGCTTCGGTAACTGGTGCAGACTTCTTTTTCTGTTTAGCAGAGAAAATTGCCATTGCTCTAGATGTGTCTCATATCTGTATTAGCAAAAAGGTCGGGGAAAGTCTCGAAACATTAGCAGTCTATGCTGACCAACAATTTCAGCCAAATATAATCTATAAAATTGCGAATACCCCATGCGCAGAAGCAATCCAGCAGGGTAGATATTACTGTCCCAAAAATGTTCAAGCCTGTTTCCCACTGGATGAATTTCTTGTCCAAACCAAAGCTGATAGTTATCTGGGTCTTGCACTCAAAAATGAATTTGGTGAACTGATTGGTGTTCTTAATATTCTCAGTCGTAAGCCCATCGCTAACCCCAAACGCGCTGAGATATTACTAAAAATTTTTGCAGCAAGGGCTGGGGCTGAATTAGAAAGATTACAGACCCTAGAAAACCTACAACAATTGAATTCAACCCTAGAAATGCATGTACAAGAAAGAACTCAAGATTTGCAAGAATCTCGTAACATGCTGCAATTGGTGCTCGATACTATTCCCCAACGTGTTTTTTGGAAAGATCGACAGTCACGTTTTTTAGGTTGTAACCCAGCATTTGCTAAAGACTATCAACTCACTGAGGAGCAAATTATCGGCAAAACTGATTTTGAGATGCCTTGGAGCGCGTGGGCAGACCACTATCGTGCTGATGACGCTAGAGTCATAGAGACTAAAATTCCAAAATTGGGCTATGAACAAATCACTAGCAATTTAAATGGTGAACAGATCTGGATTCTTACTAGCAAGATCCCTTTAACAAATTCTCAAGGAGAGGTGATCGGAGTTCTCGGTTGTTATGAAGATATTAGCGATCGCAAACAAGCTGAAATAGCTTTAGGAGAGATTAACGAACGTTTGCGAGCTACTTTTGATCAAGCTGCTGTTGGGATTTGCCAAAATAGCTTGGATGGGAAATACATGCAAATCAATCAGAGATTATGTGACATTATGGGGTATTCAGAAAAAGAACTCCTAGTTAAATCTTTTACCGAATTAACTCATCCTGATGACCTTGCAAAAGACGATGAAAAAGCTATGCTTTTAGTCAAAGGAGAGCTACAAAGCTTTACGATGGAAAAGCGTTACATCCGCAAAGATGGGCAGATTGTTTGGGCGAATTTGGCAGTCTCGCTTTCGCGAAGCCTGAATGGAGAACCGCAATATTTTATTGGTATTATTCAAGATATTAGCGATCGTAAACGCTCAGAACAACAGCTTCAGTCAGAGAAACTGCGTTTACAATTGGCTCTCGAAGCGATGGAGATGGGAACTTGGGAGTGCAACTTGGATACATGGCTCTGGTCGGCAAAGACCGAAGCCATTTTTGGCTATGAGCCTGGGACGTTTTCTGGCGATTACGAAGCCTTTTTAAAACTAGTTCATCTTGAAGATCGTGAACGAGTGTTTCAATCTCTCAATCATAGCTTTACTACACAGTCACCTTACAATATTGAATATCGCATTAACCGCAATGATGGAGAAATGCGTTGGATAGCAGTAAATGGAAAAGTTGTTAAAACCCATGATGAAAATGGATTAAGAATGGTCGGAGTCGCGCGTGATATTACTGATCGCAAACAAGCTGAAATTGTCTTGAGACAATATAAACGGATGGTGGATATCGCTCCAGCTGGCATGGCGCTAGTTGACCATAACTACATTTATCGCTTGGTAAATCAAACCTATTTAGAGCACAATGAGCGGCAATTGGAAGAGATTGTTAGATTGTCTATGCAAGATATTATGGGTGATGACACATTTAAAAACGTTGTCAAGCCAAGGTTTGATCGATGTCTTGCGGGTGAAACAATTGATTTCGGGGATTGGTTTTATTTTAAGAAGGCGGGTAATCGATTTGTCAGTGCAACCTATTCTCCTTATTTTGAAGTTGATGGCACGATCACAGGTGTGGTGATTAGTAACCGAGATGTGACAGCGCGTCGAGAAGCAGAGATATCGCTGCAAGACAGTGAAGAGCGTTTACGCCTTGCTTTAACGGCAGCCAATCAAGGACTCTATGATCTTAATCCTCAGACTGGGGTAACCGTTGTCAGTCCAGAATATTCCACTATGTTAGGCTACAGCCCTGGGGAGTTACAAGAGACTCGATCTAAGTGGATTGAACGACTCCATCCAGATGATCTGGCAACAGTTACAAAAGTCTATCGAGATTATGTTAATGGGAAGCTTCATCATTACAAGGTAGAGTTTCGTCATCGCACTAAAAATGGTGACTGGAAATGGATTCTCTCTCTTGGCAAAATTGTGGAATGGGACGATAATGGCCAGCCATTACGAATGTTGGGAACACATACTGATATCAGCGATCGCAAGCGAGCTGAACTAGAGCTTGATCGGCTTTTAAAAGAACTATCTCAATTGAATAGCAAGCTAGAGAAAGCTAATCATCAACTCGAAGACTACTCTCAAACTCTTGAGCAGCGAGTAAAAGAACGCACTAATGAACTCAAAAGTGCTCAAGAACGGATTATTGCTCAAGAAAAGCTTGCCTCTTTAGGTACGCTTACTGCGGGCATCGCTCACGAGATGCGTAACCCTCTCAATTTCGTCAAGAACTATGCTGAAGGCTCCATTGAACTGTCGCAAGAACTGCTAGAGACTCTGCGCCCAATTTTTTTGGCTCAAGAACCACAAACTGCATCCTTGATCGAAGCTCTCATCAACGACTTACAGGAGAATGCCGCTACGATCCATCGGCATAGCCTCCGCGCGGCAGAGATCATTGATAGTATGATGCAACATTCCCGTAGCGAACCTGCTCCTATGCAGCCGACAATACTTAATACTTTGCTTGATGAAGCTGTGAAACTTGCCTGTCATAGCAAACGGGTGCAAGATATTAACTTCAATGTTTCTATTCACACCAACTATGATCCAGAATTAGATCTAGTTGACGCAATTTCTAATACCCTAATGAGAGCTTTCATTAATATAATCGATAACGCCTATTATGCGATGCGCTCTAAACAGATTCAGTTAAATGAAGATGATACATTGCGGCCTAACACATACAAACCTAGCCTCACGGTTTCCACTCAACTAGATGGAGAAAAAGTGGCAATCTGCATCCGTGACAATGGCTGTGGTCTTGCCCCTCAGATCCGCTCTAAAGTCCTTGATCCTTTCTTCACAACTAAGCCGCCAGGGGCAGGAACTGGACTTGGACTTTCTCTTACCCATGACATTATCGTTAAGCAACATCAAGGCACATTAGCGATTAATAGCGAACTAAACGAGTTTACTGAGGTTCTAATTACAATTCCCCTTCGCTCACCAAACATCCAGAGTTTTGGTCTGAAGTAA
- a CDS encoding type II toxin-antitoxin system VapC family toxin, with product MKIILDTHTFLWFINDSTELSNSAAELIESDVDLWISIASLWEISIKVNLNKLDLPDDYEKFIPHQIAINNIEILPVNLQHLIVLTKLPLHHRDPFDRLLIAQAIAEEVPIISIDKKFDLYEVDRQW from the coding sequence ATGAAAATAATCCTTGACACACATACCTTTCTTTGGTTTATCAATGACAGCACTGAATTAAGCAACAGTGCAGCCGAGCTAATAGAATCCGATGTCGATTTATGGATTAGCATTGCTAGTCTCTGGGAAATTTCGATTAAAGTTAATCTCAATAAATTGGACTTACCCGATGACTATGAAAAATTTATTCCACATCAAATAGCCATAAATAACATCGAAATCTTACCTGTTAATCTTCAGCATTTAATAGTTCTGACAAAATTACCATTACATCATCGAGATCCATTTGATAGATTGCTAATCGCCCAAGCGATCGCTGAAGAAGTCCCCATTATTAGCATTGACAAAAAATTTGATTTATATGAAGTTGATCGCCAATGGTAA
- the rsmH gene encoding 16S rRNA (cytosine(1402)-N(4))-methyltransferase RsmH, whose translation MTAQFHHVPVLAEPAIAGLEIISGGIYLDCTVGGGGHSSLILQGAENVRLVAIDRDEMAIAAATEKLAEYINQVTFWRGNFCEYKPSSDLKFDGILADLGVSSTQFDVAERGFSFRESGDLDMRMDNRQTLTAAEIINHYKEVELADMFFKLGEERLSRRIARQIVEKRPFKTTLELANAISACVPASYRHGRIHPATRTFQALRIAVNRELESLEKWLAVAPNWLKTGGKIAVITFHSLEDRIVKHTFREDERLQVLTKKVIIATDEENRANPRARSAKLRIAQRI comes from the coding sequence ATGACTGCTCAGTTTCATCATGTTCCCGTACTTGCCGAGCCAGCGATCGCAGGTTTAGAGATTATTTCAGGTGGTATATACCTCGATTGCACAGTTGGCGGTGGTGGACATAGCTCGTTAATTTTGCAAGGGGCAGAAAATGTGCGTTTAGTTGCGATCGATCGCGATGAAATGGCGATCGCAGCAGCAACCGAAAAACTTGCCGAATATATAAATCAAGTGACCTTTTGGCGTGGCAACTTTTGTGAATATAAACCTTCGTCAGATTTGAAATTTGATGGCATCCTTGCTGATTTGGGTGTAAGTTCAACACAGTTTGATGTCGCCGAGCGAGGGTTTAGCTTCCGAGAGTCAGGAGATCTTGATATGCGGATGGATAATCGTCAAACTCTGACTGCTGCGGAAATTATCAATCACTATAAAGAAGTTGAACTTGCGGATATGTTTTTTAAACTGGGAGAAGAAAGGCTTTCTCGACGAATTGCTCGTCAAATTGTGGAGAAGCGTCCCTTTAAAACCACATTGGAACTAGCCAATGCCATTTCTGCTTGCGTTCCCGCTAGTTATCGGCATGGCAGAATCCATCCCGCTACGCGAACTTTTCAAGCCCTAAGAATTGCTGTAAATCGTGAATTAGAAAGCCTCGAAAAATGGCTAGCTGTAGCTCCTAATTGGCTAAAAACAGGTGGTAAAATTGCCGTAATTACTTTCCACAGTTTGGAAGATCGCATTGTTAAGCATACATTTCGTGAAGATGAGCGCTTACAGGTTCTCACCAAAAAAGTAATCATAGCTACAGATGAAGAAAATCGTGCAAATCCTAGAGCGCGTTCGGCGAAGTTACGCATTGCTCAGAGGATTTAA